One stretch of Ipomoea triloba cultivar NCNSP0323 chromosome 8, ASM357664v1 DNA includes these proteins:
- the LOC116026794 gene encoding nuclear pore complex protein NUP54 yields MFGAQPSSSAFATPSSTPPFGTPSSTPAFGTPSSTPGFGTPSTPAFGTSLFSSPFSQQSQPQQQGSLFQTPQSSSAFSFSTPFGATQSQQNLSASPFGQQPSTQTTSPFANAQLTTQMAPVAPLPFSLADRDIQAIVDAYKEEPGNPKYAFKHLLFSVTEPQQRVKPAGVSDIMWAEAMGKLEGMESSNRERLWPQLIQGFKDLSQRLKLQDEVILSDAERLKLTQSNVKMLQRHFQADTLPWIERMRQKEQGLQRRLLRVMRIIEALEGKGCRLPLMKGEADLAEKLAAITRQLKGSGAEVSRRVQNLLTICRVQDGIGGGSFYLPGSAKIHEQSLVDMQEVLQQQTEAIARLGNVLKRDMRDMEIIMAEETEMIED; encoded by the exons ATGTTCGGAGCTCAGCCGTCCTCCTCCGCCTTCGCCACTCCCTCCTCCACCCCACCATTCGGAACACCTTCGTCCACCCCAGCCTTCGGAACCCCTTCCTCCACTCCTGGCTTCGGCACGCCTTCTACTCCGGCATTCGGAACCTCACTCTTCTCCTCTCCGTTTTCTCAACAGTCACAACCTCAGCAGCAGGGTTCTTTGTTTCAGACTCCCCAGAGCTCCAGCGCATTCAGCTTTTCGACGCCGTTTGGGGCCACGCAGTCACAGCAGAATCTTTCAGCTTCACCGTTCGGTCAGCAGCCCAGCACTCAGACTACATCACCCTTCGCAAATGCTCAATTAACCACTCAAATGGCTCCTGTAGCTCCTCTGCCCTTTTCTCTTGCCGATCGAGATATTCAG GCAATTGTTGATGCTTACAAGGAGGAGCCTGGGAACCCCAAGTATGCATTTAAG CATTTGTTGTTCAGTGTAACTGAACCTCAGCAAAGAGTGAAACCTGCTGGTGTATCAGAT ATTATGTGGGCAGAGGCGATGGGGAAACTTGAAGGGATGGAGTCTTCCAATCGTGAACGCCTGTGGCCCCAGCTTATCCAGGGCTTCAAGGATCTTTCACAGCGTCTCAAG CTTCAAGATGAAGTCATACTTTCTGATGCTGAGAGGCTAAAATTGACCCAGAGCAATGTTAAAATG CTTCAAAGGCATTTTCAAGCTGACACTCTTCCTTGGATTGAGAGGATGAGACAAAAAGAGCAAGGTCTTCAAAGACGTCTTTTAAGG GTAATGAGAATAATAGAAGCATTGGAAGGTAAAGGTTGCCGATTACCTCTGATGAAAGGAGAAGCTGATTTGGCAGAGAAGTTGGCTGCTATAACTAGACAG TTAAAAGGATCAGGAGCAGAAGTTTCTCGGAGGGTTCAGAATCTCCTCACAATATGCCGTGTTCAAGATGGCATTGGTGGTGGTTCTTTTTATCTTCCGGGATCAGCTAAAATACATGAACAGAGTCTTGTTGATATGCAGGAG